The Polynucleobacter sp. MWH-UH35A genomic interval GCAGCTAAAGCCATTACCATGTCTTTCAGACCAGCTTCAATCTTCTTCGCAATCACGATCTCGCCTTCGCGAGTCAGCAAATCCACAGTACCCATCTCACGCATATACATACGTACTGGGTCAGTTGTACGACCGAATTCTGAATCAACTGTAGATAAAGCAGCTTCCGCCTCTTCCTCAGCCTCTTCCTCAGACGCAGCAGCTGAAGCATTGTCAGACAGAATCAATGTTTCAGCGTCAGGAGCTTGTTCATAAACAGTAATGCCGATGTCGTTGAGCAAGCTAATTAAAGTCTCCAATGCATCCGCATCAGATAATTCATCAGACATCACGTCATTCATCTCGCCATGGGTTAAGTAACCCTTGGACATACCCATCTTGATCAAAGTCTTCAAGCGTGCACGACGTAACTCTTGTTGCTCTTCAGTGCCTAACTGTTGTGCTGCGAATTCTTTTAAGAGCGCCTTCTCTTTAGCTTTACGCTCACGCGCTTTTTGACGATCAGTCAAAACTGGCTCTGCGCCCTCTGCAGGAGCATCCGCCTTAGCTTTGCGGCCACGCTTTTTCTCTTCCTCAACTACAGGAACTTCAAGTTCAGCAACTTTAGATTTCTTGCCCTTGGCTTCTTTAGCTTCCTTAACTTCTTTAATTGTTTCCGCCTTAGGTGCAGGCGCAGCCTTGCCTTTTTTAACTGGCTCAACTTTGACTTCTGCTTTTGCAGCTTTTGCTGGAACTTTTGCAACTGGCTTAGCAGGTGCTTTTGCTACGGGCTTCGCAGCAACTTTTACTGGCTTAACTGGTGTTTTTGTTTTAGCTGCTGGTTTTGCAGCAGCCTTCACAGGTTTAGCTGGAGCCTTAGCAACTACCTTTGATTTTGGAGCTGGTTTTGCTGGAGCTTTAGCTTTCGGCGCTGGTTTTGCAGCAGCCTTCACAGGTTTAGCTGGAGCCTTAGCAACTACCTTTGCTTTTGGAGCTGGTTTTGCTGGAGCTTTAGCTTTCGGCGCTGGCTTTGCAGCAGCCTTTACTGGTTTAGCTGGAGTTTTTGCTTTAGCTGCAGGTTTTGCGGCCGCCTTCACTGGTTTAGCTGGAGCCTTAGCTTTTGGAGCTGGTTTTTTGGTCTTGGTATTTGGCATTTATTAGCGCTTACTCACATTACTGTTGTTGATATCGACTGATTAAACACAGCCCCGTAGTAATTCATTTACTTTTTTACCCACTTACCCCAAATTTCATCAAAATAAAGCGCAAGTGGCTGAATTAAATCGGTTTTTTCTTGGGAACAGAGGATTATAGTCGATTGCGACTTTTTTTACCCCCTTCTTACTTAAAAATATGGGGTAATTTCAGGGGATTTCTAGGGGTGTTTAAAGAAATTCTCAAGAGAATTTCAACTTTTCACCCAATTCCCGATAACGGGCTTTGTCTTGCTCAGAAGCACTGCCTCCGGAGATCTTTTGGGCAATTTCGGTCATTTCTTGCTTGAGATGGATTAATTCGAGCTTTTTGAACGCCCCATCTAGGTCAGCAGTCACACCCTCCAGGTCCAAATCAGAGCCCATTACTCGATTCCTTAGGACTTCATACAAAGGCGCCAACTTGCTGCGAGAGAGTTGATCTTGAAACATCGCAAAAGCCCCGGCACCTGCCATCGCTGGTTTATTGCCCTCTCCAGGAATCAATTCAACCAAATCACATTGCGACAAAAGGTCTTGCATCAATGCATGGGCTTTTACAGATCTTTGTTCTGCTGCCTTCAATGCAAGTGCACGTTTACTAGGATCTAGAGCTTTTCCTAAATGCGGAAACTGAATAAGGACGCGCAACATTTGTTCCGCCAAATCCGTTGGCGCCTTGGGAGGCTCGATACTTTGAGTGGCAACTCGTTTTAACGAACCCTTTGAAGCCTGCCAAGGAGCGCCCTGACGATTGCCGCTCCCTGAAAAATTATTCTGATTATTTTGAATGCCTGGAGCACCTTGAGCTCTTGCTTGCATCGGCGAATACGAAGTTTGCCTTACAGGGGCTGGCGCTACTGTTAACCCACAAAATGCTTCAAGCTCTGCTGGGGTTGTATTGGTACGAATTGCCAACTCACGCAAGATTTGTGTTCGCAATGCAATGGGGGGCATCGATAGCAAAAGCGGCTTGGCTGCATGATGGGTATGGGCGCGACCCTCTGGAGTAGTCTGCTCATGACCTTCGCTGACAACCTTAAAGAAGAAGCTAGAAAGAGGCATGGCTTCTTTCACGGCTTTCTCAAATGCAGGCGCACCATAAGCACGCACATAGCTATCAGGGTCATGCTCCGTTGGTAAAAATAAGAAACGAATCTCTTTATCGTCAGACGCCAATGGCAAACAAGCTTCGAGTGCACGTTGTGCCGCACGTTGTCCAGCAGCGTCACCATCGAATGAGAACACTACTTTGTCAGTTTGGCGCAAGAGCATGCGCACATGGTTTGCTGTACAAGCCGTTCCTAGAGTTGCAAC includes:
- the dnaG gene encoding DNA primase is translated as MALIPQSFIADLLNRVDIVDVVGQHVKLKKAGANYQGLCPFHSEKSPSFSVSPTKQFYHCFGCGAHGSAISFLMEYSGLGYVDAIEDLARSVGLDVPREERTAHDVARQQQAMALSEVMSTAADWYRQQLKVSTRAVGYLKGRGLTGEIAKRYALGYAPDGWQGLEAVFGSYSNEEIAKTLVEGGLLIQGEQAEGTNVKRYDRFRDRIMFPIRNPKGQTIGFGGRILDQGEPKYLNSPETPLFSKGNTLYGLFEARQAIRAQEYVLVCEGYMDVVALAQLGFPNAVATLGTACTANHVRMLLRQTDKVVFSFDGDAAGQRAAQRALEACLPLASDDKEIRFLFLPTEHDPDSYVRAYGAPAFEKAVKEAMPLSSFFFKVVSEGHEQTTPEGRAHTHHAAKPLLLSMPPIALRTQILRELAIRTNTTPAELEAFCGLTVAPAPVRQTSYSPMQARAQGAPGIQNNQNNFSGSGNRQGAPWQASKGSLKRVATQSIEPPKAPTDLAEQMLRVLIQFPHLGKALDPSKRALALKAAEQRSVKAHALMQDLLSQCDLVELIPGEGNKPAMAGAGAFAMFQDQLSRSKLAPLYEVLRNRVMGSDLDLEGVTADLDGAFKKLELIHLKQEMTEIAQKISGGSASEQDKARYRELGEKLKFS